The DNA region AACGAGTTTGGGCAGATACCCGCTATGATCAAGGTGCGCATGGGTGAGGACGACCGCATCGATCGAATCCGGCGGCACGGCGAGCGGCGCCCAATTGCGCTCGCGCAGATGCTTTAGCCCCTGAAAGAGACCGCAATCGACCAGCACGCGCGTGCCGTCCGCATCCAGGAGATGCTTTGAGCCGGTGACGGTTTCAGCGCCGCCGAGGCTTTTTAATGTCAGCGTCATGTGCGCACCTGCCAATGTCCGCTTACGTGAAATGGCTGGACATATATTCATGCCTTGCCAGACAATCCCACTTGAGCCCGATCAAGGCTAGTCCGACTAGAATGGGCATGAAACGTCATGACCAGCGCCGCGCCATCGGATCTGCATGCGCCGCTCTTTGCTCTGCGCGGCATTTGCCGAACCTATGGCGAGGGCGAAACAGCCGTACGCGCGTTGATTGATGTCGATCTGGACATCGCCGCGGGAGAGCTGATTGTCCTGCTCGGGCCCTCCGGCTCGGGGAAATCGACGCTGCTGAACATTCTTGGAGCGTTGGATCGGCCCACCACGGGCGACATCGTCTTTCGCGGTGAGTCGCTGACGGGCATGAGCGATCACGCGCTTACCCAGTTTCGCCGCAAGCACGTGGGCTTCATCTTCCAATTCTACAATCTCATTCCCAGCCTGACTGCGCGGGAGAATGTCGAACTCGTTGGCGAGATCAGTGACGACCCGCTCGACGCCGCGGAGGCGCTTGAGCTTGTCGGCCTCGGCAATCGGATCGACCATTTCCCGTCCCAACTCTCCGGCGGCGAGCAGCAACGTGTTGCAGTTGCGCGCGCGATCGCCAAGCGGCCGGCAGTGCTGTTGTGTGATGAGCCGACTGGTGCGCTCGATGTGAAAACCGGCGTGCGCGTGCTCGAGGCGCTGCAGGAGGTCAACGAACGCTACGGCTCGACCACTCTGATCGTCACCCACAACGCAGACGTCGCCCGCATGGGGGCGCGTGTG from Vitreimonas flagellata includes:
- a CDS encoding ABC transporter ATP-binding protein, giving the protein MTSAAPSDLHAPLFALRGICRTYGEGETAVRALIDVDLDIAAGELIVLLGPSGSGKSTLLNILGALDRPTTGDIVFRGESLTGMSDHALTQFRRKHVGFIFQFYNLIPSLTARENVELVGEISDDPLDAAEALELVGLGNRIDHFPSQLSGGEQQRVAVARAIAKRPAVLLCDEPTGALDVKTGVRVLEALQEVNERYGSTTLIVTHNADVARMGARVIRFSDGRVRSVEVNAQRTPPSQLVW